The following proteins come from a genomic window of Schistocerca cancellata isolate TAMUIC-IGC-003103 chromosome 10, iqSchCanc2.1, whole genome shotgun sequence:
- the LOC126106575 gene encoding chorion protein S38-like produces the protein MGIKVVAYALLALAVLAHAEDAQQQAESVETLHDAAAPAADATADATTASAESTKKQEKRGIFGEGYGYGLGLSGGYGGYGGGLGGYGGLGGYGGYGLGGGYGLGGGYGLSGGYGLGLGYGGYGGYGIGQSIHKSITVTKQIPVPVPHPVPVPVTRNVPVPHPVPVPVRVERPYPVSVPSPVPVPVDRPYPVPVERPVPVPVPHPVPVPVSRPYPVPVHKPIPVPVHKPVPVPVPHPVPIPKPVPVVVKAIDAHPIGLGSYGGGFGLGGYGGGYGGGYGGYGGYGYGGYGH, from the coding sequence GTCGTGGCGTACGCCCTGCTGGCGCTGGCGGTCCTGGCTCACGCAGAGGACGCCCAGCAGCAGGCTGAGAGCGTCGAGACGCTGCacgacgccgccgcccccgctgccgacGCCACAGCCGACGCCACCACCGCTTCGGCAGAGTCCACCAAAAAGCAGGAGAAGCGCGGCATCTTCGGCGAAGGATACGGCTACGGCCTAGGCCTCTCCGGAGGATACGGCGGATACGGCGGAGGGTTGGGCGGATACGGAGGGTTGGGCGGATACGGAGGGTACGGTCTGGGTGGAGGATACGGCCTAGGTGGCGGATACGGCCTCAGCGGTGGGTACGGGCTCGGTCTCGGATACGGCGGATACGGTGGGTACGGCATCGGACAGAGTATCCACAAGTCGATTACTGTCACCAAGCAAATCCCTGTGCCTGTACCGCACCCTGTTCCCGTTCCCGTCACCAGAAATGTTCCAGTGCCACATCCTGTTCCAGTCCCAGTGAGGGTGGAGCGCCCCTACCCCGTGTCCGTCCCTAGCCCCGTTCCAGTGCCCGTGGATCGCCCCTACCCCGTTCCAGTGGAGAGGCCCGTTCCGGTGCCCGTCCCCCACCCCGTTCCGGTGCCCGTTTCCAGGCCGTACCCTGTGCCCGTGCACAAGCCCATTCCCGTGCCCGTGCACAAACCTGTCCCCGTGCCTGTCCCTCACCCGGTCCCCATCCCTAAACCCGTGCCGGTAGTAGTGAAGGCCATCGACGCTCACCCGATCGGTCTCGGCAGCTACGGTGGCGGTTTCGGCCTCGGCGGATACGGCGGCGGCTACGGTGGCGGCTACGGAGGATACGGTGGCTACGGATACGGTGGCTACGGCCACTAA